In the genome of Populus trichocarpa isolate Nisqually-1 chromosome 10, P.trichocarpa_v4.1, whole genome shotgun sequence, the window TTTGTTCCAGCCTGCTCTTTGAAGAATTTAGTTTGGTCAGTTCTTAACATGATTCCTTATGAAACATAAAGGAGTGGACTTGAAGTAGAAAGGAGTTTTAACCAGATTCCATACAGAGCATAACAGGGGTGAACTTAAAGCACTCCTTTTGCAGGGTATTTGTAAGTGCAACatggtaaaaacaaaatacattcaCAATGCATAGATCTGCATTTCAAATACAGGGCGTTGGATTTCTAGAGTCTAcgaacaatattttaatataaacgaGTAGGGTTAGAATGCCAGAAAAATCAATCCAGGGTTAAAACAAGCTACCCTTACTCAGCACTTAACATTTCTGACACTATCTGGAGTTAAAACTGAAATCGATTGTGCCCAAGGCAACTTTAACACCCTTCAGAAACCGATCCAATAAGAAATCAATTAGTAGGATAGAATTgtaccaaaaaaatatgagacAGTAGGGCACCAATTCATCTCAGGTTTCAAAACTGATTCCCGGTTATCATTTCAGTTTAAGCTATCTAACACCTTTAGGCTCGTTGtaatcattaatttattaaaaaaatcatgacaagTTTGCTTCATGTTTACAAGCACTTCTCAGTTACCCTTATAGCAACTTTGGGCAGATAAAGATGATGCTGAAAAGCATACCTCTGTTGCAAGAAGAGATTTCACAAGCTCACTTTGAGATGATACTGCAATCGAAACACAAGTAGGCAGTTGCTTAAGTGTCATGGAAAGATTAgcatgcaaaagtaccaaaatATGGAAACTGACAATAGTCAACTCAGAGACACACCTTTTATGGGTTTTCCATTCAGAAATGCACCTTTTCCATGGACACCTGTAAAAAGCTGCATTTATAAATCCAAAATCTTTTAGCAAATTACTAGAGCACATTTCAAATTCTATAAAATTTTGACAGAACATCCTTATAGTAACTTTGATGTTAAGTGGGACAATATACGACCACATATCTGAAGTGAAAGCAAGAAGTGTTCAAGAAGGCAGACAAAAGTTTGATGGACTAACTGCTTAGATATAGCTAGATACTTGTTTTCCCgatatttaaatattgacaGACTCAACATCATAAAGCAGACATTTATCTGAGTAGAGGACCATGAAGCCGAAAACTAGTGGTCACTGGTCAGTGTtcattttgtgaggaaagatgcACTAACATCCAGCATACATGTAGAAGATCACCAGGTTATATGAAAGGAGGTAAACTCTGCATGTTctacataaaattttaatcatttaaagTTCCAAGTAATATCTGGCCACCTAAAACTAACATGCAATTTATAAAATCTCACCTCATCCATTATTGGGTTGTAAACAACACCTACTGTAGCAACTTTTCCAATTGTAAGACCAATAGAAATGCACACGAAGGGAAACCTACATCCAAACATGTTGCGACAAATTGAAGTGACGTTACATGtataaaaaacaagaggaaaTTGCCTTCACcaaacaatgttaaaaaaaattgcatttacCCATGGACAAAGTTGGTTGTTCCATCAAGAGGATCAACTATCCATGTCGGTTCATCAGTCAGTTCTGTAATACCACAGGCAGCAGTAGTTTCTTCCCCAATGAACTAAGAAAACCAGCAAAAGAGAATTTTCAAGAGAATAACAGTGGCACTTTTTAGGAGACAATATTCCCCTTACAGATCAATAATGCTCAAATTCATCACCTACAAAGTAGAAAATACTAAAGTAATTTGTTAACCTTATGTGAGGGGTGCTGCTGTTtgagataattaaaaataagatccTCACAAGCCTTGTCAGTCTCAGTAACTAAATCCACCTgcaattgagaaataaaataaacaattgtcAGTAATTACACGCATATAGTCAAGTGTGTTTAGCCACAGCACTTTTATCTGGGCTAAATTAACACAAATGGGTTAgcaacttataattttttaattttctcctcTGCTCCACAGTTATGATGATACAGTCCAAAGGAAACATGCTAGCattacaaaatagaaaaagcaCTTTCAATTTTGTTACAAACTCGATGAACTCAACGCGAAGATCAAAACTTTGTTTCCAGCAGCTTTACGAACAAGGATTTTAGCACCTCATGCACGATGAATTCAATTACCGTTAGCTTTACAGACGTTGATGCTAAATTCAATTGCCATTTTAAAGCTCCTCCGGCATGTTAAATTCAATTCCCAGTTTTGTTACAAAACAAGATCACCTCAATGCCAAGATTAAAACTGTATTTCCATTAGCTTTACAAACTGGGATCTTAAAGCTCCCCCTTGCATTCTAAATTCAATTTCCAATCAGATATAATCAATAACTGATCTGAATTCAAGATTATTTAGCAGCATTTGATCAACAATTCTCCTTTCtttaggggaaaaaaattgCTAAGCACTACACAAACTCTACATTCAAGATCACATGATGCAACAAGTCCAAGATAAGACTACCTTGATTAACGACCAACAAGAAAAAGAGATATAAAAAGAACCCAAGAAAAGCAAATATGGGTACCAGGCCTTTATGCTCCACATGCTTGGTCTGGTAGAATCCTTCACGGATTATCTACAAAGCACACAAGAAATGGAAAATGAGACTAAATTTGAGAccccaaaaaaaggaaaaacaaaatctaaaatttataactcGCCTCTCCAGCTCTCTTTGCTGCCTCAACAGCAGTCTGCAAGAACTCTGAAAGAGAATCTAaaacatccaaaataaaaaacaacatgcaAAAATCATCAAGATCCCATACTGAAAATGAGCCaagaaatcaaaaacaaaaggagaaagaatgcaataaaaaaacttgatggGGTCCTACCATTCTGTGCCATGTTTTAAAATCTGTATGTAGAAAGAAGAGAGTGACAGAGGGAAGTAGATTGTGGAGGAGGTGATGGTGATGAAAGGCTCTgtgtcttgagtttttttacgTCTAAAAGGAAGCAGCAGGCAAACCACAAAATGGACCgtttgatttctgtttttttctctctttaaacaTATATATGCTGAAGAATCTGCCTTTTCACTCGGTCTGTGTACTTCTTGCATCAAATTCCTGGTGAAAAAGAAAGTCCTTTAATGTGCCTTTTGAGTCCTTTTAACCCTTTTTTATGGCTACTCTTCCCCTACGTCATATTGTTACTCTTGAGTTTTCCTATGAAATTACAGAAAATATTAACATCCAAATGATGGGGAAAGAGATTTGCTCAATTTTGAATGATGGAGGGCATCATTGGTGAGCCTAGGAAgagagggaccaaattgaaaccTCCCTAATAACTGGGGGTATATTTGTAGTTTTCCTAGAACAAAAATACCTAAAATcttacatttctttttttttttaaataaaaaaacccagcaTCAAACTCAGCGATTGCTGATGAGAGCATTAAAATCAGATACGGTGAGAATACGAAATGAATATGATGGAAAGTAAATTCGGATGATAAACGCATCTCCTTTTTATGGCAATAAAAACATAGTTACAGTAACGAATCGAGGATCAACTTAGTTGAAGGTTAATGTTACCAGTTGGTTGGAttaatctatattaataaataaaatttgaaataacattattttttttattaaaaaaataggtttttccGGCGATTTAACTCGATTACGAGGTCAGCCTATATACTGAACCGGATCTTAGAAGTAGGATAAAAAGTGATAGCAGCAGAGAACATTCTGGTTTTGGAAATGAAGTAGATGCTTGGAATATGCTGGTGCATACGTTCATTCACTCGTGACTCACGCATGGAAGCCTCAtctttaataataaagaaaatgactCCTTTCCTggcaagaagaaaagaattttgGTGTGAATTCTCTATCCTTTGGCCCACCAAACGAAGCTTCCTATCATATCCTCCTCAGTAGGTTCTGCTGAGGAATGTCCTTTGATACTATGTATATGGTCAAATGGTGTCATGGAGGACCCCTAATGGCGGTGGGAATTTAGTAACATGCGACTGCTGCCTACTCTCCTCACTTGAGACTTGGTTCAGACTCCTACCGTTGACAAGAGTTATAGCGACTTTACGTCCTCACTCCCTCGAACAAGGACTCGTAACTTGTACATATGAAGTCTGTGTACATATGGAGAGGGAGACCTATATGGCTTCAAGTAGGTTACCATGGGGAATGAACATATGGTGAAGCTGAATAATGACGGCTTCCAATAGAGGACATGGTTCGCAAAAACATGAACATGCTCTCTAACAGGGTTCATAAAAGCCAAGTATTGGATTGAACTCGATTCAtgtctctttatttctctcttcctTTCAAATACATGTAATTTTACGACAGATCGATGGATACTGATATTGTCATCAGGTTTGGGCTATGAGAGCTACAATTTATGTAAAAATGATTACAATAAACAACCAAGCTCATTCATGACTACTCTCTAGGCTCAAGGGCAGCTATTTCTCTCACAACTTGAGCTTTGTCTGCCTCAAATTGTTCATCCTCTGCAAAAGAATACACCAGTGAATGTCAATACAGCATCAAAGACATTAAATGTCACTAGAGATGTATTTCTTTTATACCTTTGTCTATCTTGAAATCAGCAAACAAACGAAGAAGCTTGCTCCTATTTGCAACAAGTATGTTGACGATGTCAGgaggtttattttgatttgcagcAAAGAGCTGGAGGAAGGGGGAAAACAATAAGAGAGGTAGAAAATAAGGCACGTTAAGTTaaagaaccaaagaaaaaactcaatttctttctttaagcTATACCTTGAAAACATGAAATGCTTCTATCTGGATGCTCTTACTTGATTCCTGCTAAGGAGGATTCATCACATAAAAGTTGAAGTCCAATTATGTATGAGATTGATGTTCTAACAATCTATTTAGTGGCCATCACATATGCCATAATGGTACATCAATAGTTTCCTAAAAATATGACAAAGCATGAAAACAAGCAATCTCAAAGGAGTCATACCCTGAGAAGATTCATGAGAATCCTCAAGTTATCCCTTGAGCTCACATATCGTGTCATCACAACTGCATTAGAACGATCCAATAATATATCTCCCAACAGCTGTCACAATTAAAGAAgcctttttaataaatagtacAATTACCAATAGCAATAACAAAGCACATTTTAATGAAAGCATTTTCCTAGGTTCAGATGCCTAGAGAATTGCTTCATTGAATGTTCTAATGATATATGAGCGGGATATCATAAGTTTCCCTACCTTGACAGCTTGTCGTCTTGTAATGTAATTGGTGGATTCTAGCAGCTTCGAATTAAATTCAGCAAAAAACTGAAGTCCATACAAAGTTAGACAATGTCAAGCTCTGACCAACATTTAGCAAGCATGGCCACAACAGGAAATAAAGACACATTTAGAATGTTGCAATTCATGTTTTTGTCATAGATATGTAGCTACCAACATGCAgtttaaaaaagcaaagaagaatGCTATAAAAATGAGGAGATAAAGCTGCTCAATTCATCAGAGAGTCAAGTAATAGATTCTACTTTATATGCCCCATCATTGCAGAGCCacaatatttgatattaatgcATTACCagaaataaatttgcaaacCGTCTTTCTCTAATCTCACCCAAAGGTTTTCCGGCTAACACTTTTGTTGGCCTtcaaattctttgaaaaaactATAGAGGATCAGGTATGCCCCATTATACAGTGTCAGTGCGTGCATAACTGAGGCAATATATGCGCGCATATGTATCTATCGGTATATAGGATTTGAATttgggtgttcaaaaaaaccattAGAGCTTAAAACCTTTACATTGCTTTTATAGGATTTTGGTTTAGATTCTACTTTATGTCTCCATCATTGCACAGTCACGATATTGTGTTATTAATGCATCACCAGTTAATTAAATCTGAACATCATCTTTCTCTAATCTCAGCCACAAGTTTTCTCACCAAAATACTCGTCTGCCTacaaattctttagaaaacaagAGGTTTGGGCATGCCTATCATCCACCTTGTGTGTGTGGGCTGACCTAAGGCATACATAGCAGAAACAAGTATAAACCTGTACAAGTATACATAGCAGAAACAAGTATAAACCTGTACAAGTATGCATCTAAACATAAGTGACAGCAGAACTCACCCAATCATAGTTCTTAGAAAGAAATTCAGCTACAGAGAGCTGGAGAGGTgagttataa includes:
- the LOC112323239 gene encoding inositol monophosphatase 3 is translated as MAQNDSLSEFLQTAVEAAKRAGEIIREGFYQTKHVEHKGLVDLVTETDKACEDLIFNYLKQQHPSHKFIGEETTAACGITELTDEPTWIVDPLDGTTNFVHGFPFVCISIGLTIGKVATVGVVYNPIMDELFTGVHGKGAFLNGKPIKVSSQSELVKSLLATEAGTKRDKSTVDATTNRINSLLFKVRSLRMTGSCALNLCGIACGRIDLFYETGYGGPWDVAGGAVIVKEAGGIVYDPSGKDFDITSQRVAASNPLLKEAFVEVLQQSE